In Candidatus Equadaptatus faecalis, a genomic segment contains:
- the nrdR gene encoding transcriptional repressor NrdR: protein MRCPVCGAGETRVIETRSSEDGTVNRRRRICPECEARFTTFERIEEKEYLWVVKKDGTRQAFDRQKLLRGMQHACEKLNIDLNVLEEAVSEIERKVRATGQGEIASSQLGDMVAEKLRRIHKVAYVRFASVYKEFTDVENFAEEILHLLEEKEHKKND, encoded by the coding sequence ATGCGTTGTCCGGTATGCGGTGCAGGCGAAACAAGAGTTATAGAAACAAGAAGCAGTGAAGACGGTACGGTGAACCGCCGGCGCAGAATTTGCCCTGAATGTGAAGCGCGTTTTACCACGTTTGAAAGGATTGAAGAAAAAGAATATCTGTGGGTTGTCAAAAAAGACGGCACGAGACAGGCATTTGACAGACAGAAGCTTCTGCGCGGAATGCAGCACGCCTGCGAAAAACTGAACATAGATCTGAACGTGCTCGAAGAAGCCGTCTCCGAAATAGAGCGCAAGGTTCGCGCGACAGGACAGGGAGAAATCGCCTCGTCACAGCTCGGTGATATGGTTGCCGAAAAACTGCGCCGCATTCACAAGGTTGCGTACGTCCGTTTTGCCTCCGTGTATAAGGAATTTACCGACGTTGAGAACTTTGCGGAAGAAATACTGCACCTTCTTGAAGAAAAGGAGCATAAAAAAAATGACTGA
- a CDS encoding TolC family protein, with translation MKKTGKIVTGILLTAIFASSACAADCENLKQLIELADKNNPVIFAQQQKVRRAEAVVNESTAKMMPKLKGIYAAMWQENPMFDVNSLFSDHPLTIKIPKIEKSFKLPLMMEIPEANNAFTKNNVFVSAALLTQTIYAGGSLSSAKAAAKLAYKAIQAESVRVTQTVENAVRFGYYSYKRAEAKKVVAEEAVSLTNDHLSQAEKLFKEGVVSKADVLRAKVAVADAELNLIRAKNGMELAKTALERAVAADIPEVLLSGDACVNSCGNAEPADETTAFENRAELKMYDFYSRQAAKIARAHQGELLPHILGFGAVTANSNEGWPEENKNWHVGLAATWNMFDSGEAHARTEQARSQSKEFLYRLEDKKNEIRMEVRQAALNLKEAKARLDVSNRQLTQAEEDYRIAVLRYKESIGSNLDMLDARLALTDSKTNVVDAKYDIALAEANLQFAMGK, from the coding sequence ATGAAAAAAACCGGAAAAATAGTGACAGGAATTCTGCTTACGGCGATATTTGCGTCGTCCGCCTGTGCGGCTGACTGTGAAAATCTGAAACAGCTGATTGAACTTGCGGACAAAAACAATCCTGTGATTTTTGCCCAGCAGCAGAAAGTGAGACGTGCCGAAGCAGTTGTGAACGAAAGCACGGCAAAAATGATGCCGAAACTGAAAGGCATTTATGCCGCAATGTGGCAGGAAAATCCGATGTTTGACGTGAACAGCCTTTTTTCCGACCATCCGCTGACAATAAAAATTCCAAAAATAGAAAAATCATTTAAGCTGCCGCTGATGATGGAAATACCGGAAGCAAACAACGCATTTACCAAAAATAATGTCTTTGTTTCAGCCGCACTGCTTACACAGACAATTTATGCCGGCGGCTCGCTTTCGTCGGCAAAAGCCGCTGCAAAACTTGCGTACAAGGCAATACAGGCAGAGTCTGTCCGCGTGACGCAGACAGTTGAAAACGCAGTTCGGTTCGGCTATTACAGCTACAAACGCGCGGAAGCCAAAAAAGTGGTTGCCGAAGAAGCGGTCAGTCTGACAAACGACCATCTTTCACAGGCGGAAAAACTGTTCAAGGAAGGTGTTGTCTCAAAGGCTGACGTGCTGCGTGCTAAGGTCGCCGTTGCAGATGCCGAACTTAACCTCATTCGCGCCAAAAACGGCATGGAACTTGCCAAAACGGCGCTTGAAAGAGCAGTTGCCGCAGATATTCCCGAAGTGCTGCTTTCGGGAGATGCTTGCGTTAACTCATGCGGAAATGCTGAACCTGCTGATGAAACAACAGCCTTTGAAAACCGCGCGGAACTCAAAATGTATGATTTTTACAGCAGACAGGCGGCAAAGATCGCCCGTGCCCATCAGGGCGAACTGCTGCCGCACATACTTGGTTTCGGCGCTGTGACTGCCAACAGCAATGAAGGCTGGCCGGAGGAAAATAAAAACTGGCACGTAGGGCTTGCTGCGACATGGAATATGTTTGACAGCGGCGAAGCACACGCAAGGACAGAGCAGGCAAGAAGCCAGTCAAAAGAGTTCCTTTACAGGCTCGAAGACAAGAAAAACGAAATCAGAATGGAAGTGCGTCAGGCAGCGCTTAACCTCAAAGAAGCCAAGGCCCGGCTTGACGTTTCAAACCGTCAGCTGACACAGGCGGAAGAAGATTACAGAATAGCCGTGCTGCGCTACAAAGAAAGCATAGGCTCAAATCTTGACATGCTTGACGCGCGGCTTGCGCTGACGGACAGCAAAACGAACGTTGTCGACGCGAAATACGACATAGCGCTGGCTGAGGCAAACTTACAGTTTGCAATGGGAAAATAG